From one Sphingobacteriales bacterium genomic stretch:
- a CDS encoding aminotransferase class IV: MGEFGLIETIKVVNGRIVFRNLHVKRLHRSLKVINIDESEYKLEDRILRLLKYECVEKGLKNFRLRLEVQKNRAHDYMPEIAQLKWNCVLRPLESTVYQLNEFGLSLTFLPKHNKSPDAFCNLKHTDRNIYEKSIKYARENDFDDALVLNENNTVADASIYNVFIVKDDVIYTPPLTDGPVAGVLRELLLTRLPTIQISEKSLTIQDVYAADEVFLTNVIRGIRWVKYMDEKQYSNNVTKQLFQEFKSVVSEHYGEHLV; the protein is encoded by the coding sequence TTGGGAGAATTTGGATTAATAGAAACCATCAAGGTGGTAAATGGCAGGATTGTATTCCGTAATCTGCATGTGAAGCGATTGCACAGAAGCCTGAAGGTCATTAATATTGATGAAAGTGAATATAAGCTGGAAGACAGGATATTGCGGTTGTTGAAATATGAATGTGTAGAAAAAGGATTAAAAAACTTCAGGCTTCGGCTGGAAGTCCAGAAAAACAGGGCGCATGATTACATGCCTGAAATAGCACAACTGAAATGGAACTGTGTGTTAAGGCCGTTGGAAAGCACCGTATATCAGCTGAATGAGTTCGGATTGAGTTTAACTTTTTTGCCCAAGCATAACAAATCGCCGGATGCATTTTGCAACCTGAAGCATACAGACAGAAACATATATGAAAAGTCTATAAAATATGCCAGGGAAAATGATTTTGATGATGCGCTTGTCTTAAATGAAAACAACACGGTGGCAGATGCATCAATTTATAATGTCTTTATCGTAAAGGACGATGTCATTTACACGCCTCCGCTTACAGACGGTCCGGTGGCAGGTGTCTTGCGGGAATTACTGCTGACTCGATTGCCCACCATCCAAATTTCAGAAAAATCCCTGACCATTCAGGATGTCTATGCGGCAGATGAAGTTTTCCTGACAAATGTAATACGTGGTATCCGGTGGGTTAAATACATGGATGAGAAGCAGTACAGCAATAATGTGACAAAACAACTATTCCAGGAATTTAAATCCGTGGTTTCTGAACATTACGGTGAACATCTCGTTTAA